A region from the Branchiostoma floridae strain S238N-H82 chromosome 9, Bfl_VNyyK, whole genome shotgun sequence genome encodes:
- the LOC118423224 gene encoding lanC-like protein 3: MLPSFLLGNAGVYVAGALIYNSLGDKQKSTEFVQKYAELAPICLPVNFLRCGSDELFVGRAGYLCGVIELRRRLGVQVLPQTGDASVHALCAAMVTSGREYSKRHNSPSPLMYAYYGTEYLGAAHGMAGILLMLLSFPDFLQANPDADRDVRGAVDYMLSVEREGNYPPATDEVHRPRPPEHELVHWCHGAPGVIYLLARAYLVWRDDKYLQACLRCGELVWSRGLLKKGPGICHGVAGNGYVFLLLYRLTGEPVHLHHAEQFQEFLFTQEFQQDSRTPDCPYSLYEGVAGTVCFMSDLANPEKAAFPFSEVF; this comes from the exons ATGTTGCCGTCCTTCCTGCTTGGAAATGCAG GAGTGTATGTGGCTGGTGCCCTGATCTATAACTCCCTGGGTGATAAGCAGAAGAGTACAGAGTTTGTACAGAAGTATGCAGAACTGGCACCCATCTGTCTGCCTGTCAACTTCCTACGCTGTGGGTCAGACGAGCTGTTCGTGGGGAGGGCGGGGTACCTGTGTGGGGTCATCGAACTCAGGCGAAGACTTGGAGTACAG GTGCTACCCCAGACTGGAGATGCCAGTGTACATGCCTTATGTGCTGCCATGGTGACGTCAGGCCGGGAATACTCCAAACGGCACAACTCACCCTCACCACTCATGTATGCCTACTATGGCACTGAGTATCTGG GAGCAGCCCACGGCATGGCCGGTATCCTGTTGATGCTCCTGAGTTTCCCAGACTTCCTCCAGGCCAACCCTGATGCAGACCGTGACGTACGCGGTGCCGTGGACTACATGCTGTCCGTGGAGCGGGAGGGGAACTACCCGCCTGCTACAGACGAGGTGCACAGACCCAGGCCTCCTGAACATGAGCTGGTCCACTGGTGCCATGGAGCACCGG GGGTGATTTACCTGTTGGCGCGAGCCTACCTGGTGTGGAGAGATGACAAGTACCTGCAGGCCTGCCTCAGGTGTGGGGAGCTGGTCTGGTCACGTGGGCTCCTCAAGAAGGGTCCCGGGATCTGTCACGGTGTCGCCGGGAACGGCTACGTGTTCCTCCTGCTGTACCGCCTGACGGGCGAGCCCGTGCACCTCCACCACGCCGAGCAGTTCCAGGAGTTCCTGTTCACTCAGGAGTTTCAGCAGGACTCGCGCACCCCGGACTGTCCCTACAGCCTGTACGAGGGCGTGGCTGGGACCGTGTGCTTCATGAGCGATCTGGCCAACCCCGAGAAGGCTGCGTTTCCCTTCTCGGAGGTTTTCTAA
- the LOC118423222 gene encoding D-ribitol-5-phosphate cytidylyltransferase-like, translated as MRHKTSMAADCGSVDFPVSVVLPAAGSGERMGLAIPKQFCSVLGRPLLYYTLQAFLSVGWVREIIVVVSQDWLQETSDILQHFPTPSRRKVTVVSGAPTRHRSIWNGLKAVGTGTDVVVLHDAVRPLVEEDFLRRIVVAAKENGAAGAVRPLISTVVSPTKTDRMLDHSLDRSQYQASEMPQAFRYPAITEAYQKCIDHDLDFGTECLHLVQKYAGVSAKLLLGPSSLWKVTLRKDLYAIEGVLKEELCKNVVILSDCKLSLSQRLHKGIQEKLSSEVVLFNDQEQLATTCQTITTLILTKSFPCDLEKTRDTISHVLEGTTVGDRSVLVLLLCGATPALDTMPRLFMFTQDIAEETKKHSVIINSVYVDSQASSDVGDRAVAMVISLIRQRDPAMSGQVFVAQ; from the coding sequence atgcgTCACAAAACCAGCATGGCAGCTGATTGTGGTTCTGTGGATTTTCCTGTGAGTGTTGTCCTTCCAGCGGCGGGCAGTGGCGAAAGGATGGGGCTAGCCATACCCAAACAGTTCTGCTCTGTCCTGGGCAGACCACTTCTATACTACACACTACAAGCTTTCCTCAGTGTGGGTTGGGTGCGAGAAATCATCGTGGTCGTCTCTCAAGACTGGCTACAGGAAACGTCAGATATCTTGCAGCACTTCCCAACACCAAGCAGACGCAAGGTTACTGTAGTGTCCGGTGCTCCAACCAGACACAGATCAATATGGAATGGCCTAAAGGCtgtaggtaccggtacagatGTGGTTGTACTACACGATGCTGTCAGGCCCTTGGTTGAGGAAGACTTTCTCAGAAGAATTGTTGTGGCAGCTAAGGAGAATGGAGCAGCAGGAGCTGTGCGCCCCCTCATCTCCACAGTGGTATCTCCCACCAAGACTGACAGGATGTTAGACCACTCCCTGGACAGGTCACAGTACCAAGCCAGTGAGATGCCACAGGCCTTTCGCTATCCAGCCATCACGGAAGCCTACCAGAAGTGCATCGACCACGATCTGGACTTCGGAACGGAGTGTCTCCATCTGGTACAGAAGTACGCGGGAGTCTCCGCCAAGCTTCTTCTTGGACCATCTTCACTCTGGAAGGTGACGCTAAGGAAAGACTTGTACGCAATCGAAGGAGTTCTCAAAGAGGAGCTCTGCAAAAATGTAGTGATTTTGTCTGACTGCAAGTTATCATTATCACAGAGGCTACACAAGGGTATTCAGGAGAAGCTAAGTTCAGAAGTGGTTCTTTTCAATGATCAGGAACAACTAGCAACCACCTGTCAAACCATAACTACACTCATTCTCACCAAGAGTTTTCCATGTGACTTGGAGAAGACAAGGGACACTATTAGCCATGTTTTGGAGGGCACAACTGTAGGAGATAGAAGTGTATTAGTTCTACTTCTGTGTGGAGCAACTCCTGCGTTAGACACAATGCCTCGCCTCTTCATGTTTACTCAGGACATTGCTGAGGAAACTAAGAAACATTCCGTAATCATCAATAGTGTCTATGTAGATAGCCAGGCATCCAGTGATGTTGGAGACAGGGCTGTAGCTATGGTGATTAGTCTTATTCGTCAGAGAGACCCTGCAATGAGTGGACAGGTGTTTGTAGCACAGTGA
- the LOC118423615 gene encoding U11/U12 small nuclear ribonucleoprotein 35 kDa protein-like — MEAQSSWVWSPIARVYNPLRAGSIDGTDLDPHDRAVIRAMDAKYRPNKQVKGDPRCTLFVSNLNPKTTEDSLEKVFSKFGDLVRTRLVRDIVTGYSKRYAFIEYVDEKSMWHAHRKAYKMELEQYEVFVDVENSRTLKGWVPRRLGGGLGGSKESGQLRFGGRARPFRKPITVHTEGRMKRLKEEPEDTRDPYERMREEKERRGYDRDRDRSREYERYRDRRGDREKDRDRNMDRDRERDMGRSRDGDRDRERVRYRERERKRDRDRSEERSDRKYRNKEKELQKIQNVEDKRSRSPAT, encoded by the exons ATGGAAGCCCAGTCCAGCTGGGTGTGGTCCCCCATTGCAAGAGTGTATAACCCCCTACGGGCAGGCAGTATCGATGGCACCGACCTGGACCCACATGACAGGGCTGTGATCAGGGCCATGGATGCCAAGTACAGACCTAACAAACAG GTAAAGGGAGACCCAAGATGTACCCTCTTTGTGTCCAACCTCAACCCCAAGACAACAGAAGATTCCTTGGAGAAAGTCTtctccaaatttggtgacctTGTCAGAACCAGGCTTGTCCGAGACATTGTTACTGGCTACTCCAAAAGATATGCCTTCATCGAGTACGTAGACGAGAAGTCCATGTGGCACGCTCACCGAAAGGCGTACAAGATGGAACTGGAACAGTACGAGGTCTTTGTGGATGTAGAAAATTCACGGACACTGAAGGGATGGGTTCCACGAAGACTAGGGGGTGGGCTGGGGGGTAGCAAGGAGTCTGGACAGTTAAGGTTTGGTGGCAGAGCCAGGCCTTTCAGGAAACCCATTACAGTGCACACAGAAGGGAGGATGAAGAGATTGAAAGAGGAGCCAGAGGACACAAGAGATCCATATGAAAGGATgagagaagagaaagagaggagaggGTATGACAGGGATAGGGATAGAAGTAGGGAGTATGAGAGATACAGAGATAGACGTGGGGATAGGGAAAAAGATAGGGACAGGAACATggatagagatagagagagggATATGGGAAGGAGTAGGGACGGGGATAGGGACAGAGAAAGGGTCAGATATcgtgaaagagaaagaaagcgAGATAGAGACAGAAGCGAGGAAAGAAGTGACAGAAAATACAGGAACAAGGAAAAGGAGTTGCAGAAGATACAGAATGTGGAAGACAAAAGGTCTCGTTCACCTGCCACATAG